In the Actinomycetota bacterium genome, CCTCCTCCGAGAGCCCGAAGTCCCTGTCCACGAGAGCAGCGTATCTCGTGCACGGCGGCCCGTGCTCCGCTCGGTATCCTGTCGCAGATGCGCCTGTACAACGCGCTCTCGCGCCAGGTGGAAGAGGTCAAGCCGGACGACGGACGGACCGTGAAGATCTACTCCTGCGGCCCCACCGTGTACCGCTACGCCCACATCGGCAACATGCGGACCTTCATGCTGGGCGACCTGATCCGCCGGGTCCTGCGGTTCGAGGGCAAGGACGTCGTCCAGGTCATGAACATCACCGACGTGGGCCACATGACCGACGACGTGTCCGCGGAGTCCCGCGATCGCATGGACATCGCCGTGGCCGACGAGGGCCTCTCGCCCCGGAAGATCGCCGACAAGTACACGGCAGCCTTCCTGGAGGACGTCGACGCGCTGAACATCGAGCGCGCGGACGTCTACCCGAAGGCCACGGACCACATCCCCGAGATGATCGAGCTCATCGGGCGGCTCATGGACAAGGGCCTGGCCTACGAGGTCGAGGACAACGTGTACTTCGACGTGCACGCCTTCCCGGCGTACGGGCGGCTGTCCGGCAACACGCTGGAAGCCCTGCGGGCGGGTCACCGCCAGGAGCTGGAGGTCGACCCGAACAAGCGCCACCCGGAGGACTTCGCCCTGTGGAAGCGGGCCGGTCCGGGCCGGTTGATGAAGTGGCCGAGCCCGTGGGGCGAGGGCTTCCCCGGCTGGCACATCGAGTGCTCGGCAATGTCCATGAAGTACCTGGGCGAGCGGTTCGACATCCACACCGGCGGCAACGACCTGAAGTTCCCCCACCACGAGGACGAGGTCGCCCAGTCCGACGGCGCCACCGGCCACCAGGTCGTGTCGATCTGGGTGTACGGCGGGTTCCTCCAGCAGTCCGGCCAGAAGATGGCGAAGTCGGCCAAGAACATCACCCGCGTGACCGAGCTGGCCGAGGCGGGAATCGACCCGCTGGCCTTCCGGCTGCTGTGCTTCGGAACCCGCTACCGCAGCGAGACGGATTTCTCGTGGGAGGCCCTGGAGGGCGCCAACCAGCGCCTCCGCCGGATCCGCCGGCTGATGGCGGACTGGAAAGGGGGCGAGCGCCCCGCGACGTCCTCTCCCCCGGCGGAGGAGCTGGACCGCCGGTTCGGGGACGCGGTGGCCGACGACCTCAACCTTCCCCAGGCGCTGGTCGTGCTGTACGAGGCGGTGGGGGCGAACCTGCCGGGAGGAGCGAAGTACGACCTCCTGGCCTCGTGGGACCGGGTGCTGGGCCTCGACCTCGAGCGCGTGGCGTCGGAGGACGTGGAGCTTCCGGCAGACGTCCAGGAGCTGGTCCGGGAGCGGGACGAGGCCAGGGCCTCCAGGGACTTCCAGCGCTCCGACGCCATCCGGGGCCGCCTGGTGGAGATGGGCTACGAGGTCATGGACACGCCCCAGGGCACCAAGGTCCGCCGCCTGGGCTGACGCCGCGGCGGCCTACGGCGAGGAGACCGCCGCCTCCAGCGTCCGCTCCATCACGCCTGAGCCCGCCCTTCGACCCATGGGCCCGAGCGCGGGAAGGGT is a window encoding:
- the cysS gene encoding cysteine--tRNA ligase, with protein sequence MRLYNALSRQVEEVKPDDGRTVKIYSCGPTVYRYAHIGNMRTFMLGDLIRRVLRFEGKDVVQVMNITDVGHMTDDVSAESRDRMDIAVADEGLSPRKIADKYTAAFLEDVDALNIERADVYPKATDHIPEMIELIGRLMDKGLAYEVEDNVYFDVHAFPAYGRLSGNTLEALRAGHRQELEVDPNKRHPEDFALWKRAGPGRLMKWPSPWGEGFPGWHIECSAMSMKYLGERFDIHTGGNDLKFPHHEDEVAQSDGATGHQVVSIWVYGGFLQQSGQKMAKSAKNITRVTELAEAGIDPLAFRLLCFGTRYRSETDFSWEALEGANQRLRRIRRLMADWKGGERPATSSPPAEELDRRFGDAVADDLNLPQALVVLYEAVGANLPGGAKYDLLASWDRVLGLDLERVASEDVELPADVQELVRERDEARASRDFQRSDAIRGRLVEMGYEVMDTPQGTKVRRLG